ACAGCACCCAAGCCAACTCGGACGCGTTGGCATCGACGCAAGCGGACACCCGTTGGCCTGACGCACGCCGTTCCTGGCTAGCGAGCTCCCGAAGCGCGGCGGTTGCCGTCGTTGCGCCGAGCGCGGCGGACTCGCCAGACTCGGTTGGGGTGCCACCAACGGCGGCGAGGTGTTCGGCGTGCTGTGACCGGATCGGTTGCAGAGTCGGGCGTAGGTCAGGGAATGCGCTCAGCGCCGCGTCGTACAGATCGATCAACTGCTGCTCCGCTGCTGCAACGGCGGCCTTGACCGCGTCATCGGGGTTCGAGCTCGACCCGCTTGAGCTGCATGCGGCGACGAGGCCCACTGGAAGTACCGCGGCGGTTGTGAGCAGGGTACGCCTGCTCAGCGCTGCTGGATGGGTGGTCACGGGGCAAGGGTAGGACGGTGACCCGACTAGGATCGCGCAAGTAGGGGAAAAGGGTGTCAACGCGAGTTGCCAATCCGCTGCCGCGAGGCCGAACTGAACAAGTCCGGCCTCGAACGAAGTGAACAGGGAGCATCCGTTGCAACCGCAATGCACGAGTCGGGAGGATCGATGGCAGCGATTGACGCGGCACGAGTGCGAGCGGCTTTGACGCCGGTTGCCGATCGACTCGGGCTCGATCTGGAGGATGTGTCGGTCAAGCGGGCCGGTCGTCGAAGTGCGGTAGTCGTGGTGCTCGACAAAGACGGTGGCCTCGATCTGGACGCAATTGCGCAGGCATCAAAGGTGGTGTCGGAGGCGCTCGATGACTCTGGCGCTACTGAGGATTTGCCCTACGTGCTGGAAGTGACCTCGCCGGGGGTGGGCCGGCCGCTGACCCACGCTCGACACTGGCGACGCGCAGCCGACCGCCTGGTGCAACTGTCGCTCAGCGATGGTTCCACCGAGACGGGTCGCGTCCAGGGCGCCACTGACTCCACCGTCGCCGTCGTGGTGGACGGTCAGTTGCGAACATTCGAGTTCGCGCAGATCTCGCGCGCTGTTGTCCAAGTTGAGTTCGCCAAGAAGAAGGATTCCTGATCATGGACATCGATGTCAGCACTCTCAAGGCGCTCGTCATTGAGCGTGGGATTTCCTGGGAGTTGATGGTCTCCACCATCGAGCAGGCATTGCTGGTGGCCTATCACCACACACCCGGTTGCAGTGCGCACGCCCGGGTCGAACTTGACCGAAAGTCCGGTCACGCGACCGTGTGGGCGACCGAGGTGAACGAAGACGGCAGCCTGGGCGCTGAGTACGACGACACCCCAACCAACTTCGGGCGTATCGCGGCAGCGACGGCCAAGAACGTGCTGATGCAGCGCCTGCGTGAGGCCAACGACGATGCCACCTTCGAGGAGTTCGTCGGCAAGGAAGGCGACATCGTGTCCGGCCAGGTTCAACAGGGCCGTGATCCCGGCGCGGTCCTGGTTGAGCTCGGCAAGATCGAGGGCAAGATTCCTGGCACCGAGCAGGTTCCGACGGACAGCTACGCACACGGGACCCGGCTGAAGTGCTACGTGGTGGCCGTTCGCCGTGGCACCAAGGCACCGCAGGTCACCCTGTCTCGTACCCACCCGGAATTGGTGCGCGGACTGTTTCGTCTTGAATGTCCGGAGATCGCTGACGGGACGGTTCAGATCATGGCCGTCGCTCGTGAGGCGGGCCACCGATCGAAGATCGCGGTTCGAGCCACGATTGCGCAGGTCAACCCCAAGGGCGCGTGCATTGGGCCGATGGGGCAGCG
This region of Candidatus Nanopelagicales bacterium genomic DNA includes:
- the rimP gene encoding ribosome maturation factor RimP — translated: MAAIDAARVRAALTPVADRLGLDLEDVSVKRAGRRSAVVVVLDKDGGLDLDAIAQASKVVSEALDDSGATEDLPYVLEVTSPGVGRPLTHARHWRRAADRLVQLSLSDGSTETGRVQGATDSTVAVVVDGQLRTFEFAQISRAVVQVEFAKKKDS
- the nusA gene encoding transcription termination/antitermination protein NusA, with translation MDIDVSTLKALVIERGISWELMVSTIEQALLVAYHHTPGCSAHARVELDRKSGHATVWATEVNEDGSLGAEYDDTPTNFGRIAAATAKNVLMQRLREANDDATFEEFVGKEGDIVSGQVQQGRDPGAVLVELGKIEGKIPGTEQVPTDSYAHGTRLKCYVVAVRRGTKAPQVTLSRTHPELVRGLFRLECPEIADGTVQIMAVAREAGHRSKIAVRATIAQVNPKGACIGPMGQRVRAVTTELQGEKIDIVDWDEDPAVFVANALSPARVSSVAVVDEANRSARVVVPDYQLSLAIGRDGQNARLAARLTGWRIDIHSDAESPTENVDDAPLDASEGERAEPTGE